Proteins encoded together in one Cervus canadensis isolate Bull #8, Minnesota chromosome 7, ASM1932006v1, whole genome shotgun sequence window:
- the LOC122445106 gene encoding stefin-C-like, whose protein sequence is MLGPKVGGFSETQAATAKTQAIADQVKSQLEEKVQKKFPMFKAVEFRSQVVAGVNYLIKVQVDEDDFLHIRVSESLPHESKPVALTSYQTNKGRHDELADF, encoded by the exons ATGTTGGGGCCAAAGGTTGGTGGGTTCTCAGAGACTCAGGCTGCCACAGCCAAGACCCAGGCCATCGCTGACCAG gtGAAGTCCCAGCTAGAGGAGAAGGTGCAGAAGAAGTTCCCAATGTTCAAGGCTGTGGAATTCAGGAGCCAGGTGGTCGCTGGAGTGAACTACTTGATCAAG GTTCAAGTGGACGAGGATGACTTCCTGCACATCCGAGTGTCTGAAAGCCTCCCGCACGAGAGCAAGCCCGTGGCCTTGACCAGCTACCAGACCAACAAAGGCAGGCACGACGAGCTGGCGGACTTCTAG